ATTCGAGATGATTGAAAATATGTCTAAATCAGAATCTGTTTCGTCTATTATCGCGGTCTCGAGTTGTTTGttaatttatgtttaatgtttCCCTCTCAATTTTTTGTCTCGTTTAGAGTTCGATGAAATGTCTAAATCAATCAGTGTTTCCCTAATTATTCGTCATTAGAGAGATAATTGAGTAGCTATTTTATTATCctgtttctttttaattatttacgTTCCATCTTCAGATGATGTTCTGTGCGTTTCGTTCATGCAacttagataaaaaaaaattgaggtgTAGGACAATTTTTATGCGCCTTAGTATTTTGTGGCGTCTCAGTTTCAATTATTAGAAGGGTTTAGGTTGACTCATAGGCTCTCTAATTTGCTTGTGAATAAAAGTAAAGGAGGATTTTGTTAGCTAAATCAATAATGGTGTGCTTTTATTATAACTTTTTCTTTTGTGTCTGTAATCGTTGAAGAATTTCATTTGCCTTctaaaattgttttataattatcTCGCAATGCAGATGACATAGGCGTTCAGTATTGATTTTAAAACGTTGAGCTTGTACCATGGATATTAGTGAGGTTGAAGAAAATTTATTTGCTGCAAGTGATGCCAAGGTATGTAGAACGGAATAAACTTTAAGGTTGTATTGTGTTAAAAAATCTTCATTTCATTCAGCAAGAGAAAATAAGTTAATACGTCGTTGATTTTCTCTTTGTTCCCTTTCGCCCATGGTATTTTACTTCTGATAAGGTTTGCCTACTTTTCTTAAGCTACCTTTAAACACTCGAACCCTTCTACGTTCTGACTAGCGTGATTTTATCTTCTCTTCTGTTTTCATGAACCATCTATATCCTTTTGTTGATCCTGCAATTGTGcagtttattgtttatttaccCCTATATTGTTCTGTTAATCTATGGTGGTTTCGCAAATACTCTTTTAGAGTGTGTTTGACCCAAGGAGTTACGAACTAGGAGTAGTGAAGTAGGAGTTTGTGAACTCCACTCCTTGTTTGGCCCAAGGAGTTGGTGGGTTCTACTActaaaaaaacatcaattttatagTGGGccccaagagttcacaactccttACTCCTTACTATTCCACTCCTTACCCCAAACACCCCTTAAGGAATCAAGAGCTGGTTGGAGTTGGTTGTGGTTGAATACGTATTTACATGTATCATTTGTTGTATGTGTTGGGTTCATGATGACCTGAAATTTCTTACACTGTTTTCTATGTTAACAACAAATCTCGCCTTCAAAAAGTGTGGTTGGACAACTGAGGGGTAAACGTTCAGTTTATTGTAGAATGATTTTTTATGTTGTTCCATGTGAATTGCCTGTgcagacttttttttttttttgggttgttttattagAAGTTAATACTTCAAAATATTGATAATATGGCACGAGGTAAGTAATCTAGTCTTGTCCTTTATTGTAGCTACATGGAGGAATGTGCAAGACTCTTTCTGCCAtatattgtaaagtactatCAATTTTCCCTTCATTGGAAGCTGCACGACCTCGGAGCAAATCTGGTATCCAGGCATTATGTTCATTGCATGTAGCACTAGAAAAAGCCAAGAGTACTCTCCAACATTGTACAGAGAGTAGTAAACTTTACTTGGTACGATGATTGTATCCCTTAAGTTTTCCTAGTCAGGATTGCTGTCTCTATGGTTGTTTAGAGCCGCTAATCTCATACAAAGCACTAACTTTCAACCCTATTGATGATGAAGTTGTTATGGTGCTTTTCTGTTACTACTTTATGATGCTGTTTAGCGCCTTAAAATTCTGGTTCTTAACATATCTTTTGTATGTTGTAGGCCATAACTGGGGACTCTGTCCTGTCAAAGTTTGAAAAGGTAAAAAAAGCTCTACAAGATAGCCTTAAACGTGTTGAAGATATCGTTCCACAGTCAATTGGATACCAGGTACCATAGCCTCGAGTTTTTCTGAGTAAATCTTATTAGGGAATATTGCTTGAATATTGtgctttgtcaacatccttctaATTCGTGTGTCAGGTTCAGGAGATTATGAAGGAACTGGCCAGTACTCAATTTTTCCTGGATCCTTTAGAGAAGCAAGTTGGTGATGACATTATTTTATTGCTCCAACAGGGACGAACATTTAACAACACTGTTGACAACAATGAACTTGAGGCTTTTCACCAGGCTGCTATTAGACTTGGAATAAACTCCTCAAGAGCAGCTCTTGCAGAAAGAAGAGCACTAAAGAAACTAATTGACCGGTCTCGCACTGAAGAGGACAAGAGGAAGGAATCAATTGTAGCATATCTTTTGCATCTCATGAGGAAGTACTCCAAGTTATTTAGAAGCGAGGTACCAGATGATAACGATTCACAGGGTTCTGGACCTTGTTCACCCACTGTTCAGAGCTCTCTTGAGGACAGTGGAGCTGGTGGAAATGGTCAAGCCTTTGAAAGGCAGCTAACAAAGATTGGTTCTTTTACTTCGAAGCCAAAAAATCGCAGATTGGAGCAGATTCCCCTTCCACCTGATGAGTTGAGGTGTCCTATATCATTGCAGCTTATGTATGATCCGGTCATAATTGCTTCCGGGCAAACATATGAAAGGATTTGCATTGAGAAGTGGTTAAGTGACGGCCATAACACCTGCCCAAAAACTCAACAAAAACTCTCTCATCTTTCATTGACACCGAATTACTGTGTTAAGGGCCTGATTGCAAACTGGTGTGAACAGTATGGAGTTCCTGTTCCTGATGGGCCTCCAGATAGTCTTGACCTCAATTACTGGAGGCTCGCGTTATCTGAAGAGTCTCTAAATGTGTCGCCTGTGGACTCTGTTGGTTCGTGTAAGTTGAAAGATGTTAAAGTTGTTCCACTAGATGAAAATTGTGTAACTGAGGAGATCAAAGGAAATTTAGTGGATGACAAGTCTGCTGAAGACCAAGAGTCCAATATAAATATGCTTGCTAGGTATGAACAGTATTTGAAAGTCTTAAATGAGGAATCTGACTTCAAGAAAAAGTCGGAGGTTGTGGAGCAAATTAGACTGTTGCTCAAGGATGATGAAGAGGCGAGGATATATATGGGAGCTAATGGATTTGTCCAGGGACTTCTACGCTACTTAGAGATAGCTGTGCAAGAACAAAATACCAAGGCTCAGGAAAGTGGAGCAATGGCTCTTTTCAACCTTGCTGTCAACAACGATAGGTATGTAGCCTTCTTAATCCTTTTGTCTCAATTCTAGAGACCATGGACAAtttttcattgctatttttatatatactacACCTAGCATATCAGTAGTTTGCATGTATTGGAGTAGTACAATGATTTTCACTTATGCTTCTTTTTATTAGGTAATTACCTTTACTTTTTGTGCAGTGAAAATTCTTAATTAAACTATGCAAGCTATTAAAAATCATGCAGTTCAATTATTAAAGAAGTACGCCATTTTTATAGTTTCTTCATGA
This genomic window from Benincasa hispida cultivar B227 chromosome 4, ASM972705v1, whole genome shotgun sequence contains:
- the LOC120075667 gene encoding U-box domain-containing protein 45-like isoform X1 → MDISEVEENLFAASDAKLHGGMCKTLSAIYCKVLSIFPSLEAARPRSKSGIQALCSLHVALEKAKSTLQHCTESSKLYLAITGDSVLSKFEKVKKALQDSLKRVEDIVPQSIGYQVQEIMKELASTQFFLDPLEKQVGDDIILLLQQGRTFNNTVDNNELEAFHQAAIRLGINSSRAALAERRALKKLIDRSRTEEDKRKESIVAYLLHLMRKYSKLFRSEVPDDNDSQGSGPCSPTVQSSLEDSGAGGNGQAFERQLTKIGSFTSKPKNRRLEQIPLPPDELRCPISLQLMYDPVIIASGQTYERICIEKWLSDGHNTCPKTQQKLSHLSLTPNYCVKGLIANWCEQYGVPVPDGPPDSLDLNYWRLALSEESLNVSPVDSVGSCKLKDVKVVPLDENCVTEEIKGNLVDDKSAEDQESNINMLARYEQYLKVLNEESDFKKKSEVVEQIRLLLKDDEEARIYMGANGFVQGLLRYLEIAVQEQNTKAQESGAMALFNLAVNNDRNKEIMLAERLISLLEEMIMNPNSHGYATALYLNVSCLEEAKSIIGSSCAVPFLTQLLHANTETLCKLDALHTLYNLSTVPSNIPNLVSSGIIKGLQSLLASRLDRTWTEKCIAILINLASSESGRDQMSSAPELIGGLAAILDNGEPIEQEQAVACLLILCSGNERCSEMVLQEGVIPGLVSMSVNGTARGKEKAQKLLMLFREQRQRESPPPTPTPTPTPIPTLIERSESSGTSMPVAESKPLCKSISRRKTGKALSFLWKSKSYSVYQC
- the LOC120075667 gene encoding U-box domain-containing protein 45-like isoform X2, with amino-acid sequence MDISEVEENLFAASDAKLHGGMCKTLSAIYCKVLSIFPSLEAARPRSKSGIQALCSLHVALEKAKSTLQHCTESSKLYLAITGDSVLSKFEKVKKALQDSLKRVEDIVPQSIGYQGRTFNNTVDNNELEAFHQAAIRLGINSSRAALAERRALKKLIDRSRTEEDKRKESIVAYLLHLMRKYSKLFRSEVPDDNDSQGSGPCSPTVQSSLEDSGAGGNGQAFERQLTKIGSFTSKPKNRRLEQIPLPPDELRCPISLQLMYDPVIIASGQTYERICIEKWLSDGHNTCPKTQQKLSHLSLTPNYCVKGLIANWCEQYGVPVPDGPPDSLDLNYWRLALSEESLNVSPVDSVGSCKLKDVKVVPLDENCVTEEIKGNLVDDKSAEDQESNINMLARYEQYLKVLNEESDFKKKSEVVEQIRLLLKDDEEARIYMGANGFVQGLLRYLEIAVQEQNTKAQESGAMALFNLAVNNDRNKEIMLAERLISLLEEMIMNPNSHGYATALYLNVSCLEEAKSIIGSSCAVPFLTQLLHANTETLCKLDALHTLYNLSTVPSNIPNLVSSGIIKGLQSLLASRLDRTWTEKCIAILINLASSESGRDQMSSAPELIGGLAAILDNGEPIEQEQAVACLLILCSGNERCSEMVLQEGVIPGLVSMSVNGTARGKEKAQKLLMLFREQRQRESPPPTPTPTPTPIPTLIERSESSGTSMPVAESKPLCKSISRRKTGKALSFLWKSKSYSVYQC
- the LOC120075667 gene encoding U-box domain-containing protein 45-like isoform X3, with protein sequence MDISEVEENLFAASDAKAITGDSVLSKFEKVKKALQDSLKRVEDIVPQSIGYQVQEIMKELASTQFFLDPLEKQVGDDIILLLQQGRTFNNTVDNNELEAFHQAAIRLGINSSRAALAERRALKKLIDRSRTEEDKRKESIVAYLLHLMRKYSKLFRSEVPDDNDSQGSGPCSPTVQSSLEDSGAGGNGQAFERQLTKIGSFTSKPKNRRLEQIPLPPDELRCPISLQLMYDPVIIASGQTYERICIEKWLSDGHNTCPKTQQKLSHLSLTPNYCVKGLIANWCEQYGVPVPDGPPDSLDLNYWRLALSEESLNVSPVDSVGSCKLKDVKVVPLDENCVTEEIKGNLVDDKSAEDQESNINMLARYEQYLKVLNEESDFKKKSEVVEQIRLLLKDDEEARIYMGANGFVQGLLRYLEIAVQEQNTKAQESGAMALFNLAVNNDRNKEIMLAERLISLLEEMIMNPNSHGYATALYLNVSCLEEAKSIIGSSCAVPFLTQLLHANTETLCKLDALHTLYNLSTVPSNIPNLVSSGIIKGLQSLLASRLDRTWTEKCIAILINLASSESGRDQMSSAPELIGGLAAILDNGEPIEQEQAVACLLILCSGNERCSEMVLQEGVIPGLVSMSVNGTARGKEKAQKLLMLFREQRQRESPPPTPTPTPTPIPTLIERSESSGTSMPVAESKPLCKSISRRKTGKALSFLWKSKSYSVYQC
- the LOC120075667 gene encoding U-box domain-containing protein 45-like isoform X4 → MDISEVEENLFAASDAKAITGDSVLSKFEKVKKALQDSLKRVEDIVPQSIGYQGRTFNNTVDNNELEAFHQAAIRLGINSSRAALAERRALKKLIDRSRTEEDKRKESIVAYLLHLMRKYSKLFRSEVPDDNDSQGSGPCSPTVQSSLEDSGAGGNGQAFERQLTKIGSFTSKPKNRRLEQIPLPPDELRCPISLQLMYDPVIIASGQTYERICIEKWLSDGHNTCPKTQQKLSHLSLTPNYCVKGLIANWCEQYGVPVPDGPPDSLDLNYWRLALSEESLNVSPVDSVGSCKLKDVKVVPLDENCVTEEIKGNLVDDKSAEDQESNINMLARYEQYLKVLNEESDFKKKSEVVEQIRLLLKDDEEARIYMGANGFVQGLLRYLEIAVQEQNTKAQESGAMALFNLAVNNDRNKEIMLAERLISLLEEMIMNPNSHGYATALYLNVSCLEEAKSIIGSSCAVPFLTQLLHANTETLCKLDALHTLYNLSTVPSNIPNLVSSGIIKGLQSLLASRLDRTWTEKCIAILINLASSESGRDQMSSAPELIGGLAAILDNGEPIEQEQAVACLLILCSGNERCSEMVLQEGVIPGLVSMSVNGTARGKEKAQKLLMLFREQRQRESPPPTPTPTPTPIPTLIERSESSGTSMPVAESKPLCKSISRRKTGKALSFLWKSKSYSVYQC